CCTGGATCGTTCGGGGCCTCGCTCTGGCGTCCCGGCTCGGTCAATCCGGGCGATTACTCCGCGCCAGGCCGCTACAGCACCTTCCCGATTCCCCGAGGAGGGGTCACGCCTCCGTGGGGGGTTCCGGTTGGGTTTTATGCTCCCGCGCTTGGTCCTCCGATCATCGTTCAGCCCTGAGCGTCACGTCGATCTCCTCACGAGGCTGCTTGAGGGGTGAACAGGATGATCTCGACCCGACGATCGGGAGAGGTCCCCTGTGGTTCGGCAGAAATCATCCGGGGCCGATGGCGTCCAAACCCGACGGCGGCGACCGTTCTCGATCGAAACCAGCCTGCCGAGTCGATTCCGTGGTTGTCGACCAGATATTCGCGGATCGCCTCGGCCTGCTGCTGGGTCAATCGCTCTGCCATCAGGTCATCGAGCGAGTTGTCGGTGAACGACGCGATGACCACCTCGGTCTTCTTCGTAAGATGCTCCTTGGTCCACTCGGCCACGCTGTTCAGCTGCTCTCGACCCGCCTTGGTCAGTACCGCCCGACCAGGATCGAACAGGTCGGATTCGGAAATCGTCATCGATTTTCGGCTTGCGTTGGGCCGGTAGAGCGCCAGGTCCCGGTCGTCATAGCCGCGGCGGGTGAAATAGCGCGAAATGGGCCAGGTGTTCTTTAATGCATCCAGATTGTCTTGAATGTCGGCGAGCGTCTGTTCGCCACGGTCGGTGAGTTGGACCAGCCGGTTCACCGGTTCGTCGTCCGTCAAGAGCCGGCCGAGGGTGCCTTCACCACCTCGGATGGCCGAGGCAATGGCGTTGACCTCGGCCAGCCCTTCTTCGGCGGACCCGGCCACGGTGTCGAGCCGTTCAAGGGCTGCCGACGCCTTCTGCATCAGGTCGGCCAGTTCCAGCGGTTTCTCACTGGCAATGACACCGCCGTCGGGCAGAATCTCGGCCTCGGCGCTTCCCGGGCGGATCTCGACGACCCGGGCACCGACGACCCCCTGAGTGACAATCCGGGCCTCGGCATCGGTCCGGATCAAGGGGCGGAGCCGGGCGTCGATCCGAAGCGTCAGCCGGACCGGATCACCTGGGGTCGAGGGCGGAACGATCGCCTCGACCACCCCGGCATCGACCCCCTGGACGAAGACGCGGCCTCCGGGCTCCAGTCCGCTGATCGAATCGAACGCGGCCGAGAGATGATAGGTGTCCTGCACCTGCCAGTTCTTTCCGGCCACCTGGACCGCGCCGAAGCCGGCCAGTCCCAGAAGGCCCAGGCAAAACACCCCGTTGGCCAGGGCTCGCAGCGGTCCGATCTCTCGATGCATGGCTTGCGCCCCTTGGTGCTGATCTCATCGGGGAGGGTGGTGCCGCTTCCCCGTCCCCCGCGTCGATTCGCCTGTGTGGATTCTATTGTACGACCCAAACCGCCCCGATCGGTCAAGAGGAGTCTTGGATTCCCGTCGATTACCCGACCCACCCGACCGCCGCCGTGCCCCATTGAATCAAGGGGACGAGCAGCACGTTCGCTCCGAAAATGAGCAAGACCGACGCCACCACTCCTCGGGTCGCGGCGCTGCCGATCGCCTCGGTCGAGCGTTCCGATCGCAGACCCACCCAGCAGCCGACCAGGCCGACGATCAGGCCAAAGACGACCGTCTTGAGCGTGCCGGGGATCACGTCGGCCAGTCTCAAGTAATCAAGGCAGCGCTCGGCGTAGGCCTGGACCGAGAGCGAGCCGCCGGTCAATTCGGCGGCCAAACCGCCGAGCAGGGCCGCAGTGTCGAGCACGATCGTCAAGAACGGCACCGCCAGGGCACAGGCGACAACCCGAGGAGCCACCAGGCTCGGAATGGCCGAGGCTCCCAGCACCTCGGCGGCGTCGACTTCCTCGGTCAGGACCTTCGAACTCAACTCTGCGGCCAGCCCCGCTCCGAGCCGGGCCGCGACCAGGATCGACGCGAGCATCGGGCCGGTCTCGACCAGCACGGCCGCGGCCAGGACACTTGGCAAGGTCGCCTCAACCCCGTAGCGAACCAGCAGGCGGCGGGTCTGGAGCCAAGACACCAGGCCAACGCTCAGACCCGCCACCGAGACCAGGGAGAGGCTACCCCAGGCCACGCGCTCAAACTGGCGGAGC
This genomic interval from Tautonia rosea contains the following:
- a CDS encoding MlaE family ABC transporter permease; translated protein: MPIDGLIRLGRFVDFALRVILAAPVAIVRRPGEVLRQFERVAWGSLSLVSVAGLSVGLVSWLQTRRLLVRYGVEATLPSVLAAAVLVETGPMLASILVAARLGAGLAAELSSKVLTEEVDAAEVLGASAIPSLVAPRVVACALAVPFLTIVLDTAALLGGLAAELTGGSLSVQAYAERCLDYLRLADVIPGTLKTVVFGLIVGLVGCWVGLRSERSTEAIGSAATRGVVASVLLIFGANVLLVPLIQWGTAAVGWVG
- a CDS encoding MlaD family protein; this translates as MHREIGPLRALANGVFCLGLLGLAGFGAVQVAGKNWQVQDTYHLSAAFDSISGLEPGGRVFVQGVDAGVVEAIVPPSTPGDPVRLTLRIDARLRPLIRTDAEARIVTQGVVGARVVEIRPGSAEAEILPDGGVIASEKPLELADLMQKASAALERLDTVAGSAEEGLAEVNAIASAIRGGEGTLGRLLTDDEPVNRLVQLTDRGEQTLADIQDNLDALKNTWPISRYFTRRGYDDRDLALYRPNASRKSMTISESDLFDPGRAVLTKAGREQLNSVAEWTKEHLTKKTEVVIASFTDNSLDDLMAERLTQQQAEAIREYLVDNHGIDSAGWFRSRTVAAVGFGRHRPRMISAEPQGTSPDRRVEIILFTPQAAS